A stretch of the Amycolatopsis sp. BJA-103 genome encodes the following:
- a CDS encoding succinic semialdehyde dehydrogenase has product MTVTPLALTRPASVTDAFLRRLVARVPGSSGATWKLTEVYTGEVLVELPQSSPADIEQAFATACAAQEKWAATPLKQRLEVFKRAHTLFVDNAPIVTDLIQAESGKNRRMAIEETCDPAMVMSHYLTRAAKLLAPTKRGGPVPFLTTSTEIRQPKGVVGIIAPWNFPFATGISDAIPALMAGNAVVLKPDNKTALSPLYGVELLEKAGLPKGLFQVVCGEGPDVGPTLIDQANYVMFTGSTATGRVIGERAGRNLIGCCLELGGKNPMIVLEDAALDEAVQGAIFGAFGNTGQICMHIERIYLPESRYDEFKNAYVAKTEALDVRAAYDFGPDMGSLVSPDHLGRVKSHVDDAVAKGATVLCGGKPRPDLGPAFFEPTILEGVTKDMLCGVTETFGPVVALHKYRTVDEAVALANDTEYGLNASVWGRDVGAARAVASRIESGNVNINDILATAYAAKGTPSGGVKSSGVGARHGDQGLLKYTDVKNLAVLKKQVMGPRGGQTYEKYVEGMLSGLKLMRRLRIR; this is encoded by the coding sequence ATGACCGTCACACCGCTCGCGCTCACCCGTCCGGCGTCGGTGACCGACGCGTTCCTGCGGCGGCTCGTCGCCCGGGTGCCGGGTTCTTCCGGCGCGACCTGGAAGCTCACCGAGGTCTACACCGGCGAGGTGCTCGTCGAGTTGCCCCAGTCGTCGCCCGCCGACATCGAGCAGGCGTTCGCCACCGCATGCGCCGCGCAGGAGAAATGGGCCGCGACGCCGCTCAAACAGCGGCTGGAGGTGTTCAAGCGGGCGCACACGCTCTTCGTCGACAACGCGCCGATCGTCACCGACCTCATCCAGGCCGAGAGCGGCAAGAACCGCCGGATGGCGATCGAGGAGACCTGCGACCCGGCGATGGTGATGAGCCATTACCTCACACGGGCCGCCAAACTCCTGGCGCCGACCAAACGTGGGGGACCGGTCCCGTTCCTGACGACGTCGACCGAGATCCGGCAGCCCAAGGGCGTGGTCGGCATCATCGCGCCGTGGAACTTCCCGTTCGCCACCGGCATCTCCGACGCCATCCCGGCGTTGATGGCCGGCAACGCGGTCGTGTTGAAACCCGACAACAAGACGGCGCTTTCCCCGCTCTACGGTGTCGAGCTGCTGGAGAAGGCCGGGCTGCCGAAGGGCCTGTTCCAGGTGGTGTGCGGCGAGGGCCCGGACGTCGGCCCCACGCTCATCGACCAGGCGAACTACGTGATGTTCACCGGTTCCACGGCCACCGGCCGGGTGATCGGCGAACGGGCGGGCCGGAACCTCATCGGCTGCTGCCTCGAACTCGGCGGCAAGAACCCGATGATCGTGCTCGAAGACGCCGCGCTGGACGAGGCCGTGCAGGGCGCGATCTTCGGGGCGTTCGGCAACACCGGGCAGATCTGCATGCACATCGAGCGGATCTACCTGCCGGAGTCCCGCTACGACGAGTTCAAGAACGCGTATGTGGCCAAGACCGAGGCACTCGACGTCCGCGCCGCCTACGACTTCGGCCCCGACATGGGCTCGCTCGTCTCCCCGGACCACCTGGGCCGGGTCAAGTCGCACGTCGACGACGCCGTGGCCAAGGGGGCAACTGTCCTTTGTGGAGGGAAGCCGCGGCCGGACCTCGGCCCGGCGTTTTTCGAGCCGACGATCCTCGAGGGCGTCACGAAGGACATGCTCTGCGGCGTCACCGAAACCTTCGGACCCGTTGTCGCACTGCACAAGTACCGCACCGTCGACGAGGCCGTCGCGCTCGCCAACGACACCGAGTACGGTCTCAACGCCTCGGTCTGGGGCCGTGACGTCGGCGCCGCCCGTGCGGTGGCGTCGCGGATCGAGTCCGGCAACGTCAACATCAACGACATCCTGGCCACCGCCTACGCCGCCAAGGGAACACCGTCGGGCGGCGTCAAGAGTTCGGGCGTCGGCGCCCGCCACGGGGACCAGGGCCTGCTCAAGTACACCGACGTCAAGAACCTGGCGGTGCTCAAGAAACAGGTCATGGGTCCCCGTGGCGGCCAGACCTACGAGAAGTACGTCGAAGGGATGCTTTCCGGGCTGAAGCTCATGCGGCGCCTTCGCATCCGCTAG